The proteins below come from a single uncultured Carboxylicivirga sp. genomic window:
- a CDS encoding MOP flippase family protein: protein MTFKKQVVKGVKWTSIANLIIIICNVLKLSILTRLINKSDFGIIAIVNIFLGFVNLFVDMGISSAIFHKQEISKDQYSSLYWTNVAFSFVIYLGLVFLSPIISCFYEDDIYKEIIPIMGVSILFFAFGRQFKVIEEKKLSFKRIALVESTSAILGLVVAILLGINRYGVYSLVLSVLVQYLLSNLIYLYYGIINNRISFHYNYKETRSFLSIGIYQVGSQIINYFNRDFDVLIFGKVFGPDITGAYSLAKQLAMRPSQVINPIITKVATPALSKFQNDMNKLKDSYLKVINLIASINLPTYIILFVFSEQIIHVMYGSDYIVSAKYLKILSVIMFIRSIGNPIGSLIIAMGKTKLEFKWNLFVTFIVPVVLFFSSKINLDVTLFCLVTVRLLLFIPSWKFLILPLTGIKFKELLKGIFDFRSYLKNLNYIKIR, encoded by the coding sequence AATCAGACTTTGGAATTATTGCAATAGTTAATATTTTTTTAGGTTTTGTAAATCTTTTTGTTGATATGGGTATTTCAAGTGCGATTTTTCATAAACAAGAGATTTCAAAAGATCAATATTCAAGCCTTTATTGGACAAATGTTGCTTTTAGTTTTGTTATTTATTTAGGCCTTGTTTTTCTTTCGCCTATTATTAGTTGTTTTTATGAGGATGATATATATAAAGAGATTATTCCAATAATGGGAGTAAGTATCTTGTTTTTCGCGTTTGGTAGGCAATTTAAAGTTATTGAAGAAAAAAAATTAAGTTTTAAACGGATCGCATTGGTAGAATCAACAAGTGCCATACTTGGACTAGTTGTTGCGATACTTTTAGGAATTAATCGGTATGGGGTGTATTCTTTAGTGCTGTCTGTTTTAGTTCAATATTTGCTATCTAATTTAATATATTTATATTATGGAATAATAAATAATAGGATTAGTTTTCATTACAATTATAAAGAAACTAGATCATTCTTAAGTATTGGTATTTATCAAGTAGGTAGTCAAATAATTAATTATTTTAATCGAGATTTTGATGTTTTAATATTCGGGAAAGTGTTTGGTCCAGATATTACAGGTGCATACAGCTTAGCAAAGCAATTGGCAATGAGGCCAAGTCAGGTGATTAATCCAATAATTACAAAAGTGGCAACACCTGCGCTATCTAAGTTTCAAAATGATATGAATAAATTAAAAGATTCCTATTTAAAGGTTATTAATCTAATTGCATCAATTAATTTGCCAACCTATATTATATTGTTTGTATTTTCTGAACAGATCATACACGTTATGTATGGTTCGGATTATATTGTATCAGCAAAGTATTTAAAAATCCTATCTGTAATTATGTTTATAAGGTCAATTGGAAATCCAATCGGTAGTTTAATTATTGCTATGGGCAAAACTAAATTGGAATTCAAATGGAATCTTTTTGTAACTTTTATAGTACCAGTAGTTTTATTCTTTAGTTCTAAAATAAATTTAGATGTTACTTTGTTTTGTTTAGTTACTGTTAGATTACTACTATTTATTCCCTCTTGGAAGTTTTTGATATTGCCTTTGACTGGAATAAAATTTAAGGAATTGCTAAAAGGAATTTTTGACTTTAGATCTTACCTCAAGAATTTGAATTACATAAAAATACGATAA
- a CDS encoding glycosyltransferase, which translates to MKHFQERQIFYLFPERDAFIDQWQRIHFIDELKNYGIRFYCYNSLLKKQEDYEDEVLSLLKNNSNGYSLFMTAMNDEEMSCNFLKKIRAIGIPTLLVCWDNLVIPFYHRKNAPLFDLVWLTSFETENLFKKWGANTIFLPYASNPFTFKPNSIDSIKKLLFIGSPHGGRKRVIEFLSEKDIPLQVFGQWKRNENNNSTSSWQVQKRLRKLDNYLRFEGGRKCLKSTILHSAQKRLNMERGKFNLNKPNLSIEGPLSFDDMVKAYSNYTLSFSIIEYLDTFLLKKPLYKLHLRTFEIPMCGGLQITKRIPEINQYFKDGDDIVLYDSEDELIDKTRFYLKDENTEVVKKMKVKARKNCENNHSWKKRFEAIYEVLYK; encoded by the coding sequence ATGAAACATTTTCAAGAGAGGCAAATATTTTACTTATTTCCTGAAAGAGATGCATTTATTGATCAATGGCAAAGGATACATTTTATAGATGAATTAAAGAATTATGGAATAAGGTTTTATTGCTATAATAGTTTATTAAAAAAACAAGAGGATTACGAAGATGAAGTATTATCGTTATTGAAGAATAATTCTAATGGATATTCTTTGTTTATGACAGCTATGAATGATGAGGAAATGTCGTGTAATTTTTTAAAAAAAATTCGAGCTATTGGAATTCCAACACTTTTAGTTTGTTGGGATAATTTGGTAATACCTTTTTATCATAGAAAAAATGCGCCTCTATTCGATTTAGTTTGGTTAACATCTTTTGAAACGGAAAATCTATTTAAAAAATGGGGAGCTAATACTATTTTCTTGCCATATGCTTCAAATCCCTTCACATTTAAGCCAAATTCTATTGATTCAATAAAGAAACTTCTTTTCATAGGATCTCCTCATGGAGGAAGAAAAAGAGTGATCGAATTCTTGAGTGAGAAGGATATTCCATTACAAGTTTTTGGTCAATGGAAGCGAAATGAAAATAATAATAGCACTTCTTCATGGCAAGTTCAAAAAAGACTGAGAAAACTCGATAATTATCTCCGTTTTGAAGGGGGGCGGAAATGTTTAAAATCAACCATATTACATTCCGCTCAAAAAAGATTAAATATGGAAAGAGGTAAGTTTAATTTGAATAAACCAAATTTAAGTATCGAGGGACCTTTATCTTTTGATGATATGGTAAAAGCTTATTCAAATTATACGCTGTCATTTTCAATAATTGAATATTTAGATACCTTCCTTTTAAAGAAACCTTTATATAAACTTCATCTCAGAACATTTGAAATCCCGATGTGTGGAGGATTACAAATTACTAAAAGAATACCTGAAATAAATCAATACTTTAAAGATGGTGATGATATTGTTCTATATGATTCTGAGGACGAATTAATTGATAAAACACGATTTTATTTAAAAGATGAAAATACTGAAGTAGTAAAGAAAATGAAAGTGAAAGCAAGGAAAAATTGTGAAAATAATCACTCCTGGAAAAAACGCTTTGAAGCAATTTATGAGGTTTTATATAAATAG
- a CDS encoding glycosyltransferase, which translates to MKLVVISNMYPSKKNPSYGVFVQNFFLNINSNDRFDCKLIKVEGRGKNLFYKLIKYIVFWGQVFAELFRNTNVIYYVHYANHTLIPFLFFKGRINKCVINFHGGDVFPENKISNLISKLTKSLYNKSKGVVVPSEYFRKVVVEKFNIDEKKVFISPSAGIDRSIFFKNKYSPLDRFLRIGYIGRLDEGKGVMTLLNSLKLLLNKEIEFKTDIIGGGSLIKYFKDVVKDYKLEGIVSFKGIKRQDLLYKYINEFDVLIFPSEREGESLGLVGLEAMSCGVPVIGSNIGGIATYVDQGRNGYLFEVGNEGELTTRIMEFYNLGYKEKLLMSEYSIRTAEVYESKVVNRRMIEYLLNLND; encoded by the coding sequence ATGAAACTTGTCGTTATATCCAATATGTATCCATCAAAGAAGAATCCTTCTTATGGTGTTTTTGTACAAAATTTCTTTTTAAATATTAATTCCAATGATAGGTTCGATTGTAAGTTAATTAAAGTTGAAGGACGAGGGAAAAACCTTTTTTATAAGTTAATAAAATATATAGTTTTTTGGGGACAAGTGTTTGCCGAATTATTCCGCAATACAAATGTTATATACTATGTGCACTATGCAAATCATACTTTAATACCATTTCTTTTTTTTAAAGGGAGAATAAATAAATGTGTTATCAACTTTCATGGAGGTGATGTTTTCCCAGAAAATAAGATATCTAATTTGATTAGTAAATTAACCAAATCTTTATATAATAAGAGCAAAGGAGTAGTTGTTCCTTCAGAATATTTCAGAAAAGTAGTTGTAGAGAAATTTAATATTGATGAAAAAAAAGTATTTATTTCTCCTTCAGCCGGAATAGATAGAAGTATCTTTTTTAAAAATAAATATAGTCCGTTAGATCGATTTTTAAGAATTGGGTATATTGGTAGGCTTGATGAAGGTAAAGGAGTTATGACCTTACTGAATTCATTGAAACTACTTTTAAATAAAGAGATTGAATTTAAAACCGATATAATAGGAGGAGGTAGTTTAATAAAATACTTTAAAGACGTAGTAAAAGATTATAAGCTTGAAGGAATAGTTAGTTTTAAGGGGATAAAACGACAAGATTTACTGTACAAATACATTAATGAATTTGATGTTTTAATTTTTCCAAGTGAAAGGGAAGGAGAAAGCCTAGGTTTGGTTGGTTTAGAGGCAATGTCTTGTGGTGTGCCTGTAATTGGATCTAATATTGGAGGCATTGCTACATATGTTGATCAGGGGCGAAATGGTTATCTATTTGAAGTAGGAAATGAAGGTGAGTTAACGACGAGGATAATGGAATTCTATAATCTTGGATATAAAGAAAAGCTATTAATGTCCGAATATTCAATAAGAACTGCCGAAGTATACGAAAGTAAAGTAGTAAATAGAAGAATGATTGAATACTTATTAAATTTAAATGACTAG
- a CDS encoding WecB/TagA/CpsF family glycosyltransferase: MNETISIIEGCINTGKSIQHVCVNASKLVALQKNRELKQSVVNADIVNADGQAVVWASKFLGFPLPERVAGIDLMIKLVDLASKNGYKCYFLGSKEDVVKSVVNHYQKKYSSDIIAGYRNGYFSAKEESGIVNEIAKSGAHILFVAMSSPKKEVFLSRYKEDLKVPFIMGVGGSFDVISGVTKRAPFWMQRIGMEWFFRFMQEPRRMFIRYFIGNFKFIGMVLKCMFMKKN; this comes from the coding sequence ATGAATGAAACAATTTCAATTATAGAAGGCTGTATAAATACCGGGAAAAGTATTCAACATGTATGTGTTAATGCTAGTAAATTAGTTGCATTACAAAAAAATAGAGAGTTAAAACAGTCGGTGGTGAATGCTGATATTGTAAACGCAGACGGACAGGCTGTGGTATGGGCCTCTAAATTTCTAGGTTTTCCACTACCGGAAAGAGTAGCCGGTATCGATCTAATGATTAAACTCGTTGATTTAGCATCTAAAAACGGATATAAATGTTATTTTCTTGGCTCTAAAGAGGATGTTGTAAAAAGCGTTGTAAACCATTATCAAAAAAAGTATTCATCAGATATTATTGCAGGATATAGAAATGGTTATTTCTCAGCTAAAGAGGAATCCGGAATTGTAAATGAAATTGCCAAAAGTGGTGCGCATATTCTATTTGTGGCTATGTCCTCACCTAAAAAAGAGGTTTTTTTAAGTAGATATAAAGAAGATTTAAAGGTTCCTTTTATTATGGGAGTAGGGGGAAGTTTTGATGTTATTTCAGGTGTGACAAAAAGAGCACCCTTTTGGATGCAAAGGATTGGAATGGAGTGGTTTTTTAGGTTTATGCAAGAACCAAGAAGGATGTTTATAAGATATTTTATTGGCAATTTTAAGTTTATCGGAATGGTTTTAAAATGCATGTTCATGAAAAAAAACTAA
- a CDS encoding mannose-1-phosphate guanylyltransferase yields the protein MNHNNFLIIMAGGIGSRFWPMSTVKTPKQFLDILGTGKTMIQQTVDRFGDLIPMENIFVVTSKNYKEIVQKQLPEISESQVLLEPCMRNTAPCIAYAAYKINKRNPDANIVVAPSDHLITDESEFRRVVSKGLEFSASKDVLLTLGIHPHRPETGYGYIHADVEIDSHINKVVSFKEKPDLATAHEYVADGNYFWNAGIFIWSAKSILKAIKQHLPQVDEIFEKGISKYDSEEEQSFIDDYFPICENISVDYGIMERADNIFVIPSDFGWSDLGTWGSLWEKRTKDEQGNTVVGDQVHLFECKNTIVTVPDNRPIVIQGLDDYIVTEANGVFMICKKEEEQRIKEFQKGIKM from the coding sequence ATGAATCATAACAACTTTCTTATAATCATGGCTGGCGGAATTGGTTCCCGGTTTTGGCCAATGAGTACCGTTAAAACACCAAAGCAATTCCTGGATATACTGGGGACTGGTAAAACAATGATACAACAAACTGTAGATAGGTTTGGTGATTTGATTCCTATGGAGAATATCTTTGTTGTGACCAGCAAGAACTACAAGGAAATTGTTCAAAAGCAATTGCCTGAGATTTCTGAATCGCAGGTATTGTTAGAACCATGTATGAGAAATACAGCTCCCTGTATTGCTTATGCAGCATATAAGATTAATAAGAGAAATCCTGACGCTAATATTGTCGTTGCTCCATCAGATCATTTAATAACAGACGAGAGCGAATTTCGCAGAGTTGTAAGTAAAGGACTAGAATTTTCTGCAAGTAAAGATGTTTTATTAACCTTAGGTATTCATCCACATCGTCCTGAAACGGGTTATGGGTATATACATGCTGATGTGGAAATAGATTCGCATATTAATAAAGTAGTATCATTTAAAGAGAAGCCTGATTTGGCAACTGCTCATGAATATGTAGCAGATGGAAATTATTTTTGGAATGCAGGTATATTTATTTGGTCAGCTAAAAGTATTTTAAAAGCCATTAAACAACACCTGCCTCAAGTAGATGAAATATTCGAGAAAGGAATTTCGAAATATGATTCTGAGGAAGAGCAAAGTTTTATTGATGACTATTTTCCAATCTGTGAGAATATATCTGTCGATTATGGTATTATGGAACGAGCGGATAATATTTTCGTAATACCTTCTGATTTTGGTTGGTCTGATTTAGGTACCTGGGGCAGCCTTTGGGAAAAGCGAACAAAAGATGAACAGGGAAACACTGTTGTAGGTGATCAGGTTCACCTTTTCGAATGCAAAAATACCATAGTAACAGTGCCTGATAATAGACCTATAGTGATTCAAGGTCTGGATGATTATATTGTCACAGAGGCAAATGGTGTTTTCATGATATGTAAAAAGGAAGAAGAGCAACGTATTAAAGAATTCCAAAAGGGCATTAAAATGTAG
- a CDS encoding glycosyltransferase family 2 protein, translating to MAPFPKTSLFLTTYNWEEALDLCLQSIAKQTVLPDEVIIADDGSGDKTRKIIEYYKNVLTIPIIHVWQEDDGFRINTIRNKAIAKASHPYIIQIDGDVILNPHFVEDHLRFAHPGRLLAGRRMRIDKELTVNFLQSKKYSNLKGRRNKTLAILHQQLLYNNKSVRGVRGCNMSYWKSDAYKINGYDETWTGKGPDDKEFATRMVHLGVKIYNLKFYANQFHLHHGEEGLLDNYTLNQGLFQKTVQNKVVKTPNGIK from the coding sequence ATGGCCCCATTTCCTAAAACAAGCCTATTTTTAACCACCTATAATTGGGAAGAAGCACTTGACCTTTGCTTGCAAAGCATTGCCAAACAAACAGTACTACCCGATGAAGTTATTATAGCCGACGATGGATCAGGTGATAAAACGCGCAAAATAATAGAATACTATAAGAATGTTTTGACTATACCAATTATTCATGTTTGGCAAGAAGATGATGGTTTCCGAATTAACACAATAAGAAACAAAGCCATTGCAAAGGCATCTCATCCATATATAATTCAGATTGATGGGGATGTAATCCTTAACCCTCACTTTGTAGAAGATCATCTCAGATTTGCACATCCTGGCAGGTTACTAGCAGGAAGAAGAATGAGAATTGACAAAGAGCTGACAGTTAATTTTCTTCAATCCAAGAAATACTCTAATTTAAAAGGTCGTCGAAATAAAACCCTAGCAATTTTACACCAACAACTGTTATACAATAACAAATCAGTTAGAGGTGTACGCGGTTGCAATATGTCTTACTGGAAATCAGACGCTTACAAAATTAATGGGTATGATGAAACCTGGACAGGTAAAGGTCCTGATGATAAAGAGTTTGCAACCCGAATGGTTCATCTTGGAGTTAAAATCTATAATCTTAAATTCTATGCCAACCAATTTCATCTTCACCATGGAGAAGAAGGATTATTAGATAATTATACACTAAATCAAGGGTTGTTTCAAAAAACAGTTCAAAATAAAGTCGTTAAAACTCCAAATGGCATAAAGTAA
- a CDS encoding DUF2807 domain-containing protein: MKKTVIYILMSFLISSCEYIDNLTTTSPIITQTYQVYNINTFTVECACKIKLLNSESAEILITGQEHLVNDLIIESTNNNLTIDHKKRDYLQKSKLIEIQIPAAKIQNITVNSVMTLVNEEALTNNLNIVVNGTAKFTEMDLNLNNSSTSLSVFGFNNSGNYSIYGHTNSFKANIEGTVNLYTDDFISEKVNLNHKSIGRCNVNVLDELYVNTYSSGNTYYHGEPDNISFQQIQLSNIEPTGKLIKF, translated from the coding sequence ATGAAGAAAACCGTAATATATATACTAATGTCATTTTTGATTAGTTCATGTGAGTATATCGATAATTTAACCACTACAAGTCCGATTATTACTCAAACGTACCAAGTGTATAATATCAACACATTTACAGTAGAGTGTGCGTGCAAAATTAAACTTCTAAATAGCGAATCAGCAGAAATATTAATTACTGGTCAAGAGCACCTTGTAAATGATCTAATTATTGAATCGACAAATAATAACTTAACCATTGATCATAAAAAGAGAGATTACTTGCAAAAAAGCAAACTAATAGAGATTCAAATTCCAGCCGCTAAAATCCAAAACATCACTGTTAATTCAGTAATGACATTAGTTAATGAAGAAGCTTTAACAAACAACCTTAACATAGTAGTGAACGGCACTGCTAAATTCACCGAGATGGATCTTAATCTTAACAACTCTTCTACTTCCTTATCTGTATTTGGCTTCAATAACAGTGGAAATTACTCTATCTACGGTCATACAAATAGTTTTAAAGCCAATATTGAAGGAACTGTCAATCTATATACTGATGATTTTATTTCTGAAAAGGTTAACTTAAACCATAAATCAATTGGTAGATGCAATGTTAATGTTCTAGATGAATTATATGTAAACACTTATTCAAGTGGCAATACCTATTATCACGGGGAACCAGATAATATTTCATTCCAACAGATCCAATTATCTAATATTGAACCTACCGGTAAACTAATCAAATTCTAA
- a CDS encoding acyloxyacyl hydrolase, whose translation MKKLLFINFYLIFIWLNINAQSTYSDTTTEKNIHKYITARYMHGLVIPHHKTMLYFIDDFANGIELNYGFRNFNSGSWQSSFNYPEIGIGFYYGTFGNKNVYGTGYAIFPYIKHSIIRTRKLNINNKVSMGLGYATKPYDIEDNSYNMIFSTHFNIYIGLGLNVDYRISDRFSTSLSGDLTHMSNGAAKKPNHGVNVISLGIGGKYHFNKDLNPTIKKTPPNHLKERELLIVGSIGKSQSSIYNPNKFWNTSLNINYIWHINEKKGIGIGIDQIYSESIPYAWEEIEQTDKLKTFTKKDYFITGIFASYNVYLGKTNIFTNLGVYIKHNIKPPQPVYPRLGVRYPILPNLIGNFSVKASFFRSEFIEFGLGYRFKYSKFN comes from the coding sequence TTGAAAAAACTTCTATTCATAAACTTTTACCTAATATTCATTTGGTTGAATATTAATGCTCAATCAACGTATTCGGATACTACAACCGAAAAAAATATTCATAAATATATTACAGCTCGCTATATGCATGGCTTAGTAATACCACATCATAAAACAATGCTTTATTTTATCGATGATTTTGCCAATGGAATTGAATTGAACTACGGTTTCAGAAACTTTAATTCTGGTAGTTGGCAATCATCATTTAATTATCCTGAAATTGGAATTGGTTTTTACTATGGCACATTTGGTAATAAAAATGTTTATGGAACTGGTTATGCAATATTTCCATACATTAAACACAGCATTATAAGAACAAGGAAATTAAATATTAACAACAAAGTTTCGATGGGACTTGGTTATGCAACAAAACCATATGATATAGAAGACAACTCATACAACATGATATTCAGCACTCATTTTAATATATATATAGGTTTAGGGTTGAATGTTGATTATCGTATTTCGGATCGATTCTCAACAAGCCTCTCTGGAGATTTGACTCATATGTCAAACGGGGCTGCCAAAAAGCCTAATCATGGTGTTAATGTTATTTCTTTGGGTATTGGTGGTAAATATCACTTCAATAAAGACCTCAATCCTACTATAAAAAAAACTCCACCTAATCACTTAAAAGAAAGGGAACTTCTAATTGTTGGGAGCATTGGGAAAAGCCAATCTTCTATATATAATCCAAATAAATTTTGGAACACCTCACTAAATATTAATTACATATGGCATATTAATGAAAAAAAAGGAATTGGAATTGGTATTGACCAAATCTATTCAGAATCAATTCCTTATGCCTGGGAAGAAATTGAACAGACAGACAAATTAAAAACATTTACTAAAAAGGATTATTTTATTACAGGAATATTTGCGTCTTACAATGTATACCTAGGCAAAACAAATATATTTACCAATTTAGGTGTTTATATTAAGCACAACATAAAACCTCCACAACCAGTTTATCCTCGTCTGGGAGTAAGATATCCAATATTACCTAACTTAATTGGTAATTTTAGCGTTAAAGCAAGCTTCTTCCGCTCTGAGTTTATTGAATTCGGATTGGGTTATCGTTTTAAATATTCTAAATTTAACTGA
- a CDS encoding capsule assembly Wzi family protein — translation MMQYKYTTILMSLIIVSSSILAQDKYNLKLETSVSVANDGIMPLWLHANEWGRYNQDGNLNGMLYVQGSYKLLGDDLFSLDVGTGFVLNTEFKTSFLHEAYLKGHFGIIDYTIGKEANSWVAYNDRLSSGHFLMSNNARPIPKVTLGFEDYRKVGFLHNWLEIKGGITQGILNDDRGEHSRSASNILLHEKWLYGRMGNLKIKPYLGIVHSAFMGGTRPDGKKIPVDFWPTFFAKGSAKLGGGEETNAAGAHMGLWDFGLYFESDKYDIQFYYQKPFADASGLKLWNGHNKDIITGVLINPKEISWLKGISIEFLKTDVQSDYGIPDPLYPVDYNGHKKGSIIWKEDIEADFDDFMYQVFGEERVGWNWEQVNRYLEVELNEGYKYGGRDDYMNNGTYYNGWTYHGASMGTPLYHTIDAVEKYYGGSLNKNNYFINNRVNGFHLGVEGKVTKDIDFRIKSTYTKNFGSFDEEFIRRYSWERVEYNFYEGGKTQVYTMLEGSWSMPNIKGLQLNGTLAYDFGQLYHSFGGRLGVVYRPSF, via the coding sequence ATGATGCAATACAAATATACCACCATACTGATGTCATTGATCATAGTATCGTCTAGTATTTTAGCGCAGGATAAGTATAACTTAAAATTAGAAACCTCTGTTTCTGTTGCTAATGATGGAATTATGCCATTGTGGTTACATGCTAACGAATGGGGACGCTACAACCAAGATGGTAATTTAAATGGAATGTTGTATGTGCAAGGAAGCTATAAATTATTAGGTGATGATCTGTTTTCTTTGGATGTAGGAACCGGATTTGTTTTGAATACCGAGTTTAAAACAAGTTTTTTACATGAAGCATATTTAAAAGGACATTTTGGGATTATAGATTACACCATAGGTAAGGAGGCTAACTCGTGGGTGGCTTATAATGATAGATTAAGTTCGGGGCATTTTTTGATGAGTAATAATGCAAGGCCTATCCCGAAAGTAACTCTTGGATTTGAGGATTATCGGAAGGTTGGATTTTTGCACAATTGGTTGGAGATAAAAGGGGGAATTACTCAGGGCATATTAAATGATGATAGAGGAGAACATTCTAGAAGTGCGAGTAATATATTATTACATGAGAAGTGGTTGTATGGGCGCATGGGGAATCTTAAAATTAAGCCATATCTAGGAATTGTTCATTCTGCATTTATGGGAGGAACGCGTCCGGATGGTAAAAAAATTCCAGTTGATTTTTGGCCCACTTTTTTTGCGAAAGGATCAGCAAAACTTGGAGGTGGGGAAGAAACCAATGCAGCAGGTGCTCATATGGGATTGTGGGATTTTGGACTGTACTTCGAAAGTGATAAGTATGATATTCAATTTTATTATCAGAAACCTTTTGCCGATGCTTCGGGCCTTAAACTTTGGAACGGACATAATAAAGATATAATAACTGGAGTATTGATAAATCCTAAAGAGATTAGTTGGCTAAAGGGAATATCAATTGAATTTCTCAAAACGGATGTTCAATCTGATTATGGAATTCCAGACCCGTTGTATCCTGTTGATTACAATGGTCACAAGAAAGGATCAATTATTTGGAAAGAAGATATAGAAGCTGATTTTGATGATTTTATGTATCAGGTGTTTGGTGAGGAAAGAGTTGGATGGAATTGGGAGCAAGTTAACCGATATTTGGAAGTCGAGCTAAATGAAGGTTACAAGTATGGAGGGCGTGATGACTATATGAACAATGGAACTTACTATAACGGATGGACTTATCATGGCGCATCAATGGGTACTCCACTCTACCATACTATTGATGCTGTTGAAAAGTATTACGGTGGTTCTCTGAATAAAAATAACTACTTTATAAACAATAGAGTGAATGGGTTTCACCTTGGTGTTGAAGGTAAAGTGACTAAAGATATTGATTTTAGAATTAAATCAACATATACTAAGAATTTTGGAAGTTTTGATGAAGAATTTATAAGAAGATATAGTTGGGAACGAGTTGAATACAACTTTTATGAAGGAGGAAAAACTCAAGTATATACAATGTTAGAAGGAAGTTGGAGCATGCCTAATATAAAAGGTTTACAACTGAATGGAACCTTAGCTTATGATTTTGGCCAGCTTTATCATTCGTTTGGTGGAAGATTAGGTGTTGTATATCGTCCATCATTCTAG